Proteins from one Prosthecobacter sp. genomic window:
- a CDS encoding type II toxin-antitoxin system HicA family toxin: protein MKLRDLITHLNRHGAEFMREGGNHSVYVHRGNRKSTSVPRHREINDFLCRKICKDLDIPPP from the coding sequence ATGAAGCTGCGTGACTTGATCACGCATTTGAACCGCCACGGCGCGGAGTTCATGCGCGAAGGCGGCAACCACTCTGTCTATGTGCATCGCGGCAATCGCAAATCGACCTCCGTGCCACGGCATCGTGAGATCAACGACTTCCTGTGCCGCAAGATCTGCAAGGATCTGGACATTCCGCCGCCGTAG
- a CDS encoding type II toxin-antitoxin system HicB family antitoxin — translation MKLTAVFKQVPEGYIAWVEELPGANTQGATLDEARANLPEAVEMVLEANRLLAEEALAGEIVSREPFAFALA, via the coding sequence ATGAAACTCACCGCCGTCTTCAAACAAGTCCCCGAAGGCTATATCGCCTGGGTCGAGGAGCTGCCCGGAGCCAACACGCAGGGTGCCACGCTCGATGAAGCACGCGCCAATCTGCCCGAAGCGGTCGAGATGGTGCTGGAAGCGAACCGCCTGCTCGCTGAGGAGGCATTGGCGGGCGAAATCGTGAGTCGTGAACCGTTTGCCTTCGCGCTGGCATGA
- a CDS encoding DEAD/DEAH box helicase, translated as MPFKALGLDPHILQAIQEAGYTEPTPIQSAAIPVVIAGGDVIGIAQTGTGKTAAFTLPILTRLTAHPVPQGQRRRTRVLVLAPTRELVAQIEENVLAYARHLPLKIAKVYGGVGEKPQKDALRAGSDIVVACPGRLLDLMGQGCADFSQLEYLVLDEADRMLDMGFLPDIRRILQQLPKKRQTLMFSATLSKEIESLTHEFQRAPKIVQIGKRANPAETVTQLVYEVHKHLKMPLLSHLLEDDKLQMVLVFSRTKHGADKIAKKLEQTGVKCATLHANRSQNQRLRALDDFKTGKVRVLVATDIAARGIDVDGISHVVNFDFPHIVEDYVHRIGRTGRAHAIGDAISFVSPDEQDDVRKLERFINRGLVRKKAEGFNYNAAPQPMSDDRPERRNQRSFQPRQQQGRGGQGGGRGGQGGQGGERRDSRGPSARPNDSRRPSSNPPPSRPQSVVQTQAAERGLWKRLTGRA; from the coding sequence ATGCCCTTTAAAGCCCTCGGTCTCGATCCCCACATTCTCCAAGCCATTCAAGAAGCCGGTTACACGGAACCCACGCCGATCCAGTCGGCGGCCATTCCGGTGGTCATCGCGGGCGGGGACGTGATCGGCATCGCGCAGACCGGCACGGGCAAGACCGCAGCCTTCACGCTACCGATCCTCACGCGCCTGACGGCGCATCCAGTGCCGCAGGGTCAGCGCCGCCGCACTCGTGTGCTCGTGCTCGCGCCCACACGCGAACTCGTGGCGCAGATCGAGGAAAACGTGCTGGCCTACGCGCGGCACCTGCCGCTGAAGATTGCGAAGGTTTATGGCGGCGTCGGCGAAAAGCCGCAGAAGGACGCCCTGCGCGCCGGCAGCGACATCGTTGTCGCCTGCCCTGGCCGTTTGCTCGATTTGATGGGGCAGGGCTGCGCGGATTTTTCGCAGCTCGAATATCTCGTGCTCGATGAAGCTGACCGCATGCTCGACATGGGCTTCCTGCCCGACATCCGCCGCATCCTCCAGCAACTGCCGAAGAAGCGCCAGACGCTGATGTTCTCCGCCACACTGTCGAAGGAAATCGAAAGCCTCACGCATGAGTTCCAGCGCGCGCCGAAGATCGTGCAGATCGGCAAACGCGCCAATCCGGCCGAAACGGTGACGCAGCTCGTCTATGAAGTGCATAAGCACCTCAAAATGCCGCTGCTCTCGCATCTGCTTGAGGATGACAAACTGCAGATGGTGCTCGTCTTCAGCCGCACGAAGCACGGTGCGGACAAGATCGCCAAAAAGCTCGAACAAACCGGCGTGAAGTGCGCCACGCTGCATGCCAATCGTTCGCAAAACCAGCGCCTGCGTGCGTTGGACGACTTCAAAACCGGCAAGGTGCGTGTTTTGGTCGCCACCGACATCGCCGCACGCGGCATCGACGTGGACGGCATCTCGCACGTCGTGAATTTCGATTTCCCGCACATCGTCGAGGATTACGTCCATCGCATTGGCCGCACCGGCCGTGCGCACGCGATTGGCGACGCGATCAGCTTTGTTTCCCCGGATGAACAGGACGACGTGCGCAAACTGGAGCGCTTCATCAACCGCGGCCTCGTGCGCAAGAAGGCCGAAGGCTTCAACTACAACGCCGCCCCGCAGCCAATGAGCGATGACCGGCCCGAACGCCGCAATCAGCGCTCCTTCCAGCCTCGCCAACAACAAGGACGGGGTGGTCAGGGTGGCGGCCGTGGTGGTCAAGGCGGCCAGGGTGGCGAGCGTCGCGATTCGCGTGGCCCCTCCGCACGTCCGAATGATTCACGCCGTCCTTCTTCCAATCCACCGCCGTCCAGGCCGCAAAGCGTGGTGCAGACCCAGGCGGCCGAGCGCGGCTTGTGGAAGCGGCTGACGGGCAGGGCTTGA
- a CDS encoding DUF2971 domain-containing protein, translating into MNSNRLHDHKSFFKYVSADTAKIILSTRKLRWSMPALFNDPFDVPKELFDGIDSGRLHSAILSKIESLIANPDLPFPEHHTAMTKALLAAFSMASDAEKSGLLNQVGLLEAGTGSQAFNNMREQWRLMYGEQRILCFSERWDSSSMWDRYSDGHKGACLEFACIDQLDSVWLMARPVKYTDDPLHVNTPEGLAGLMLYNIDFAVARIIEECTHTKTTDWEAEKEWRVASWKLQCEIGDHSDYGFLPTELVGVTFGACTSGDHRAALTKLVHECYPHAELWQASIEGGRKLTRVKS; encoded by the coding sequence ATGAACAGCAACCGCCTTCACGATCACAAGTCATTCTTCAAATATGTGTCTGCGGACACGGCGAAGATTATTCTTTCGACTAGAAAGCTCCGATGGAGCATGCCAGCACTTTTTAATGATCCGTTCGACGTTCCCAAGGAACTGTTTGATGGAATTGACTCCGGTCGGCTCCACAGTGCAATCCTCAGTAAGATCGAATCCTTGATCGCAAACCCCGATCTGCCTTTCCCAGAACACCACACAGCAATGACAAAAGCGTTGCTGGCAGCCTTCTCCATGGCATCCGATGCTGAGAAAAGTGGGCTCTTAAATCAAGTTGGGTTGCTTGAGGCAGGAACAGGAAGCCAAGCTTTTAACAACATGCGGGAGCAGTGGAGGCTGATGTATGGCGAACAAAGAATTCTCTGTTTCTCTGAGCGTTGGGACTCCTCATCTATGTGGGACCGATATTCTGATGGTCATAAAGGCGCGTGTCTTGAGTTCGCTTGTATAGATCAACTCGACAGCGTTTGGCTCATGGCGAGACCCGTGAAATATACGGACGATCCATTGCACGTGAACACCCCCGAGGGGCTTGCTGGGCTGATGCTCTACAACATCGATTTTGCTGTGGCTAGAATCATCGAAGAATGCACACACACCAAAACCACGGACTGGGAAGCCGAGAAAGAGTGGAGAGTCGCTTCATGGAAGCTACAATGCGAAATTGGAGATCATTCTGACTATGGTTTTCTTCCGACAGAACTAGTTGGAGTCACTTTTGGTGCATGTACTTCGGGTGATCACCGAGCCGCTCTGACCAAACTCGTTCATGAGTGTTACCCACATGCCGAGCTTTGGCAGGCATCAATCGAAGGCGGGCGAAAACTTACACGCGTAAAAAGTTAG
- a CDS encoding ThuA domain-containing protein: protein MSRFLSLLLPLLAASSLHAELTAEQQQVPLEQSPTDAKAAKIVLIAGTPSNKPGQHEYFAGCALLMEWLKAVPGVAPVMVAEGWPKNEAVLDGARSVLLFMDGGDKHSFLEPARWAKMQSLAKAGTGFVLLHQGVDCKPDRAADFKAMFGAAFQSDIGCRGHWDVDFTSIPTHPINSGVKPFPLLKDGWLYNLHFAEKGVTHLLQCAMPDSSRKNDAAKANAGRAETVAWSYDRPDGGRSFGFTGCDLHANWAEGNQRRLLLNGILWSAKLDVPSSGVSSETTPEQIAKNWDRKIFTPKAKQAAATK, encoded by the coding sequence ATGTCCCGCTTCCTCTCCCTGCTTCTCCCGCTGCTCGCCGCGTCCTCTCTTCATGCCGAACTCACCGCAGAGCAACAGCAGGTGCCGTTGGAGCAATCGCCCACAGACGCCAAGGCCGCGAAGATCGTGCTCATTGCCGGCACGCCGAGCAACAAACCCGGACAGCATGAATACTTCGCCGGTTGTGCGCTCTTGATGGAATGGCTGAAGGCCGTGCCCGGTGTCGCACCCGTGATGGTGGCCGAAGGCTGGCCGAAAAACGAAGCGGTGCTCGATGGCGCGCGCAGCGTGCTGCTGTTCATGGACGGCGGCGACAAGCACTCCTTCCTCGAACCCGCCCGCTGGGCGAAGATGCAATCTCTCGCGAAGGCAGGAACGGGCTTCGTCCTTTTGCATCAAGGTGTCGATTGCAAGCCGGACCGTGCCGCCGACTTCAAGGCCATGTTTGGTGCCGCGTTTCAGAGCGACATCGGCTGCCGTGGCCATTGGGATGTCGATTTCACCAGCATCCCCACGCATCCCATCAACAGCGGCGTGAAGCCCTTCCCGCTGCTCAAAGACGGCTGGCTCTACAATCTCCACTTCGCTGAAAAAGGCGTCACACATCTGCTGCAATGCGCAATGCCCGACAGCAGCCGCAAAAACGATGCCGCCAAAGCCAATGCAGGCCGTGCCGAGACTGTGGCATGGAGTTACGACCGCCCCGATGGTGGCCGCAGTTTCGGCTTCACCGGCTGCGACCTTCACGCGAACTGGGCCGAGGGCAATCAACGCCGCCTGCTGCTCAACGGCATCCTCTGGAGCGCCAAACTCGACGTGCCTTCGAGCGGTGTTTCATCCGAAACCACGCCGGAACAGATCGCGAAGAACTGGGATCGCAAAATCTTCACGCCGAAGGCGAAGCAGGCTGCTGCAACGAAGTAG
- the xylA gene encoding xylose isomerase translates to MNEAFPDIQKIQFEGPKSRNPLAFKHYNADEIVGGKKMRDHLRFGVAYWHAMRNSLSDPFGGGTAQRPWDDGSNSVANAQRRVWACFEFMDKLGVDYYCFHDRDVAPELGSLAESNAAFDAVADELEKAQKQTGKKLLWGTACLFSHARYCQGASTSPNAGVFAYAAAQVKKAMDVTHRLGGEGYTFWGGREGYATLWNTDMKREIDHLARLLHMAVDYKQKIGFKGQFYIEPKPREPSTHQYDSDAAACLNFLREHNLLDHFKLNLETNHATLAGHSMRHEMQVAIAANALGSVDANTGDTLIGWDTDQFPTNIYLTTEIMLEVLRMGGLTTGGLNFDAKCRRESFEPVDLFHAHIGGMDAFARGLKVAHAMIEDGRINTFIKQRYATFDTGIGAKIEKGEVGFAELEAHVLANGEPLLGSGRQEMMENLVNEYL, encoded by the coding sequence ATGAACGAAGCCTTCCCAGACATTCAGAAAATCCAGTTCGAAGGACCGAAGAGCCGCAACCCGCTCGCCTTCAAGCACTACAACGCCGACGAAATCGTGGGCGGCAAAAAGATGCGCGACCACCTGCGCTTCGGCGTCGCCTACTGGCATGCCATGCGCAATTCGCTCTCAGATCCCTTCGGTGGCGGCACCGCCCAGCGTCCGTGGGATGACGGCAGCAACTCCGTCGCCAACGCGCAGCGCCGCGTGTGGGCCTGCTTCGAGTTCATGGACAAGCTCGGCGTCGATTACTACTGCTTCCATGATCGCGATGTCGCGCCTGAACTCGGCTCGCTCGCCGAAAGCAACGCCGCCTTCGATGCCGTCGCTGACGAACTCGAAAAAGCGCAGAAGCAGACCGGCAAGAAGCTCCTCTGGGGCACTGCTTGTCTCTTCTCACATGCGCGTTACTGCCAGGGTGCCTCCACCAGTCCGAACGCCGGCGTCTTCGCCTATGCCGCCGCGCAGGTGAAGAAGGCCATGGACGTCACGCATCGCCTCGGTGGTGAAGGCTACACCTTCTGGGGTGGCCGCGAAGGCTACGCCACGCTGTGGAACACCGACATGAAGCGCGAGATCGACCACCTCGCCCGCCTGCTGCACATGGCCGTCGATTACAAGCAGAAGATCGGCTTCAAAGGCCAGTTCTACATCGAGCCGAAGCCGCGTGAACCCTCCACGCACCAGTACGACTCCGACGCAGCCGCCTGCTTGAACTTCCTGCGCGAGCACAACCTGCTCGACCACTTCAAGCTCAACCTCGAAACCAATCACGCCACCCTTGCCGGCCACAGCATGCGTCATGAGATGCAGGTCGCCATCGCCGCGAACGCTCTCGGCTCCGTCGATGCGAACACCGGCGACACGCTCATCGGCTGGGACACCGACCAGTTCCCGACCAACATCTATCTCACCACCGAGATCATGCTCGAAGTCCTCCGCATGGGAGGCCTCACCACCGGCGGTCTCAATTTCGACGCCAAGTGCCGTCGCGAGTCCTTCGAACCCGTCGATCTCTTCCACGCCCACATCGGCGGCATGGACGCCTTCGCCCGCGGCCTCAAGGTCGCCCACGCGATGATCGAGGACGGTCGCATCAACACCTTCATCAAGCAGCGCTACGCCACCTTCGACACCGGCATCGGTGCGAAGATCGAGAAGGGCGAAGTCGGTTTCGCCGAACTCGAAGCCCACGTCCTCGCCAATGGCGAGCCTTTGCTCGGCAGCGGCCGTCAGGAGATGATGGAGAATCTCGTGAACGAGTACCTCTGA
- a CDS encoding MFS transporter: protein MSTANSTRRVVIASFIGTTIEWYDFFLYGTASALVFNKLFFPNFDPLAGTMAAFATYAVGFFARPVGGIVFGHFGDKIGRKSMLVTTLMLMGVATVLIGLLPTYSQIGVWAPILLVLLRFVQGFGVGGEWGGAVLMAVEHGAQGRRGFYASWVQAGVPVGLLLANAVFMLASSMDEKAFLSWGWRVPFLLGVLLLGVGMFIRLKIIESPVFTQAKTEDAGPKVPILAVLRDHPRNVLLAMGARFAENAFFYIFTVLVLSYGSQQLGMPKVTLLNAVLIGSAVQLVVIPCFGALSDRVGRRPVYLGGAFFLLLFTFPFFWMIESRQTVLVVLAVVIGLIGHAAMYGPQAAFFSELFGTRVRYSGASLGYQLASPLAGGLAPLIATALLDQSGGKPWPVALYLIFMAVITLVAVWLAEETNKKAL from the coding sequence ATGTCCACCGCCAACAGCACCCGCCGCGTTGTCATCGCGAGTTTCATCGGCACCACCATCGAGTGGTATGATTTTTTCCTCTACGGCACGGCCTCGGCGCTGGTGTTTAACAAGCTGTTCTTCCCGAACTTCGACCCGCTCGCCGGCACGATGGCGGCCTTTGCGACATACGCGGTCGGATTCTTCGCGCGGCCGGTCGGTGGCATCGTGTTCGGGCATTTTGGCGACAAGATCGGCCGTAAATCCATGCTGGTGACGACGCTCATGCTCATGGGCGTGGCGACGGTATTGATCGGCCTGCTGCCGACATACTCGCAGATCGGTGTCTGGGCCCCCATCCTGCTCGTGCTTCTGCGTTTTGTTCAAGGCTTCGGTGTCGGCGGCGAGTGGGGCGGTGCGGTGCTGATGGCCGTGGAGCACGGAGCTCAAGGTCGCCGCGGCTTTTATGCGAGCTGGGTGCAGGCCGGTGTGCCGGTGGGACTGCTGCTGGCCAATGCGGTCTTCATGCTCGCCTCGTCGATGGATGAAAAAGCCTTTCTCTCCTGGGGCTGGCGCGTGCCATTTTTGCTCGGCGTGCTGTTGCTCGGTGTCGGCATGTTCATTCGTTTGAAGATCATTGAGAGCCCGGTCTTCACGCAGGCCAAAACCGAAGATGCAGGCCCGAAGGTGCCGATCCTGGCCGTGCTGCGCGATCATCCGCGCAACGTGCTGCTCGCCATGGGCGCACGCTTCGCCGAGAACGCCTTCTTCTATATCTTCACCGTGCTCGTGCTCAGCTACGGCTCGCAGCAGCTCGGCATGCCGAAGGTCACGCTGCTCAACGCCGTGCTCATCGGCTCCGCCGTGCAGTTGGTCGTCATCCCGTGCTTCGGGGCGCTGTCAGATCGCGTCGGACGGCGGCCGGTTTATCTTGGCGGCGCGTTCTTTCTGCTGCTGTTCACGTTTCCGTTCTTCTGGATGATCGAATCACGCCAAACCGTGCTCGTTGTGCTGGCCGTCGTCATCGGCCTCATCGGCCACGCGGCGATGTATGGCCCGCAGGCGGCGTTCTTCTCGGAGCTGTTCGGCACACGGGTGCGTTACAGCGGTGCTTCGCTCGGTTATCAGCTTGCCTCACCTCTCGCCGGCGGCCTCGCCCCGCTCATCGCCACTGCCTTGCTGGATCAAAGCGGCGGCAAACCATGGCCCGTGGCGCTGTATCTTATTTTCATGGCGGTGATCACGTTGGTGGCCGTCTGGCTGGCGGAGGAGACGAACAAGAAGGCGCTGTGA
- a CDS encoding alpha/beta hydrolase, which produces MKTVVTITLASLGLCCGYPLAAEAPKPTLANVAYGPHESQKLDFYQAKSGQPTPLVFFIHGGGWLNGDKAGFNNAGQYLPAGISVVSINYRLLPQAEADKVVPPVKGPLHDAARALQFVRTKAAEWNIDKERIGASGSSAGACSALWLAFHPDMADPQSDDPVARESTRLWCAAVTRAQTSLDPRQMIEWTPNNTYGPHAFGFRGDVAKKLTPFDEFLAKRDTITPWIAEYSPYALVSADDPPVYLFYDTPPAFGKPEKNPVHSANFGVGLAEKLKSLGIEHELVYPGATDVKHADVRQYLIEKLKEPSLRK; this is translated from the coding sequence ATGAAAACCGTCGTTACGATCACCCTTGCGTCGCTCGGCCTGTGCTGCGGATACCCACTCGCCGCCGAAGCACCGAAGCCGACGCTCGCGAATGTCGCCTACGGCCCGCACGAATCGCAGAAGTTGGATTTCTACCAGGCCAAGTCGGGCCAACCGACGCCGCTGGTGTTTTTCATTCATGGCGGCGGGTGGTTGAACGGGGACAAGGCGGGCTTCAACAATGCGGGGCAGTATCTGCCCGCCGGCATTTCGGTCGTGTCGATCAACTATCGGCTGCTCCCGCAGGCGGAGGCGGACAAGGTGGTGCCGCCGGTGAAGGGACCGCTGCATGACGCGGCGCGGGCGTTGCAGTTCGTGCGCACGAAGGCCGCCGAGTGGAACATCGACAAGGAACGCATCGGCGCGAGTGGCAGTTCGGCGGGGGCGTGCAGCGCGCTCTGGCTCGCGTTTCATCCCGACATGGCCGATCCGCAGAGCGACGATCCGGTCGCGCGCGAATCCACACGGTTGTGGTGCGCGGCGGTCACGCGTGCGCAGACATCGCTCGACCCACGGCAGATGATCGAGTGGACGCCCAACAACACCTATGGGCCACATGCGTTCGGCTTTCGAGGTGATGTGGCAAAGAAACTGACGCCGTTCGATGAGTTCCTCGCGAAGCGGGACACCATCACGCCATGGATCGCGGAGTATTCGCCGTATGCGCTCGTCAGCGCGGATGATCCGCCAGTTTATCTGTTCTACGACACGCCGCCTGCGTTTGGGAAGCCGGAGAAAAACCCGGTGCACTCGGCAAACTTCGGCGTGGGACTGGCGGAGAAGCTCAAGAGCCTCGGCATTGAGCATGAACTGGTTTATCCGGGCGCAACCGACGTGAAGCATGCCGACGTGCGGCAGTATCTGATCGAGAAGCTCAAGGAGCCGAGCTTGCGGAAGTAG